A genomic region of Candidatus Neomarinimicrobiota bacterium contains the following coding sequences:
- a CDS encoding LptF/LptG family permease, with amino-acid sequence MKIFHRYILTEHLLPFTFALLVLLFVLLTNFLLRALDRFLGKGLGVGVLLEYVVLNLAWIAALAVPMAVLVATLMAFGRLTHDNEITAMRVAGLSYASILRPALIFGAIICLVLIVFNNQVLPEANHRARILSADINRKRPDVAVEVGYFVDDLPSYSMLVRGRVGTEFRDILIYSKDNRTRQMTIFADRGTMQTIDDAILLYLEDGEIHELSLPNYDEYRRLKFKRHRIVVPVDNLYLERRESNLRGDREMTIAMMQGKIAAYREKIANVKRRVAARIASQTPFALTAEVTRTAALSAAERWQAAIADSASLTRGDSARLMRRATNLRRGLGGDFNLVASYVRGINRYRVEIHKKFSLPFACIVFVLVGAPLGIMARRGGFAVATALSLGFFVVYWGLLIAGEELADRGLVSPILGMWSPNILLAFVGILLLGLIRSENRVWRLGFLDLLRRRATAGLEP; translated from the coding sequence GTGAAGATTTTTCACCGCTATATCCTCACCGAGCACCTGCTGCCGTTTACCTTTGCGCTCCTGGTGCTGCTCTTTGTCCTGCTCACCAACTTCCTCCTACGCGCCCTCGACCGCTTCCTAGGCAAGGGACTCGGCGTGGGCGTCCTGCTGGAGTATGTGGTCCTGAACCTGGCTTGGATCGCCGCCCTGGCGGTCCCCATGGCGGTGCTGGTGGCTACCCTCATGGCCTTCGGGCGGCTCACCCACGACAACGAGATCACCGCCATGCGGGTGGCGGGGCTCAGCTACGCCTCCATCCTCAGGCCGGCCCTCATCTTTGGCGCCATCATCTGTCTGGTCCTCATCGTGTTTAACAATCAGGTCCTGCCCGAGGCCAATCACAGGGCCCGCATCCTCTCCGCCGACATCAACCGCAAACGGCCCGATGTGGCCGTGGAGGTGGGCTATTTCGTGGACGACCTGCCCTCCTACAGCATGCTGGTGCGCGGCAGGGTAGGAACCGAGTTCCGCGACATCCTCATCTACAGCAAGGACAACCGCACTCGCCAGATGACCATTTTCGCCGACCGGGGTACCATGCAGACCATCGATGACGCCATCTTGCTTTACCTGGAGGATGGCGAGATTCACGAACTTTCCCTGCCCAACTATGACGAGTATCGCCGCCTGAAGTTTAAGCGCCACCGCATCGTGGTACCGGTGGACAACCTCTACTTGGAGCGACGCGAGAGCAATCTTCGCGGCGACCGGGAAATGACCATTGCCATGATGCAGGGCAAGATCGCTGCCTACCGCGAGAAAATCGCCAACGTGAAGCGCCGCGTCGCTGCCCGCATCGCCTCCCAGACCCCCTTTGCCCTTACCGCTGAGGTGACCCGCACCGCGGCCCTCAGCGCGGCGGAGCGCTGGCAGGCAGCCATCGCCGACAGCGCCAGCCTCACCCGTGGCGATTCTGCCCGCCTCATGCGCCGGGCCACGAACCTCCGGCGCGGCCTGGGGGGCGATTTCAACCTGGTGGCCAGCTACGTCAGGGGGATCAACCGCTACCGTGTGGAAATTCACAAGAAGTTCTCCCTCCCCTTCGCCTGCATCGTTTTCGTACTGGTGGGGGCGCCCTTGGGCATCATGGCCCGGCGCGGCGGATTTGCGGTGGCCACCGCCCTAAGCCTGGGCTTTTTCGTGGTCTATTGGGGCCTGCTCATCGCCGGGGAGGAGCTCGCCGACCGGGGCCTGGTCTCGCCCATACTCGGTATGTGGTCCCCCAACATTCTACTCGCCTTCGTGGGGATTCTGCTCCTGGGACTCATCCGGTCCGAGAACCGCGTTTGGCGCCTTGGATTTCTGGACCTCTTGCGCCGCAGGGCCACGGCCGGGCTGGAGCCGTGA
- a CDS encoding gamma carbonic anhydrase family protein, which yields MAPWISGPLAPQGHGRAGAVILPFDGHRPVIPVSAFVAPSADVIGQVELGAEASIWFGAVARGDMHHISIGRRTNIQDNCTIHVTTDLYPTEVGDEVTVGHGAIVHGCVIASRCLIGMGAVIMDGVEVGEGALIAGGAVVVPGTQVPPRSLYAGVPARFRREVTAAEYADIVERAELYVQYAQRYLAPAQNTP from the coding sequence TTGGCGCCTTGGATTTCTGGACCTCTTGCGCCGCAGGGCCACGGCCGGGCTGGAGCCGTGATCCTCCCTTTTGACGGCCACCGGCCGGTCATCCCCGTCAGTGCCTTCGTGGCACCCTCTGCTGACGTTATCGGCCAGGTGGAGTTGGGCGCGGAGGCCAGCATCTGGTTCGGTGCCGTGGCACGGGGCGACATGCACCACATTTCCATTGGACGGCGCACCAACATTCAGGACAACTGCACCATCCACGTCACGACCGACCTCTATCCCACTGAGGTGGGCGATGAGGTGACGGTGGGCCACGGCGCCATTGTCCATGGCTGCGTCATCGCCTCCCGCTGTCTCATCGGCATGGGGGCCGTCATCATGGATGGCGTGGAGGTGGGGGAAGGCGCCCTCATTGCCGGAGGGGCCGTGGTGGTGCCGGGGACGCAGGTGCCGCCGAGATCGCTCTATGCCGGCGTACCGGCCAGGTTTCGCCGCGAGGTTACCGCAGCTGAGTACGCCGATATAGTGGAGCGGGCCGAGCTCTACGTCCAGTACGCCCAACGCTATTTGGCCCCGGCTCAGAACACGCCGTGA